In Mauremys mutica isolate MM-2020 ecotype Southern chromosome 16, ASM2049712v1, whole genome shotgun sequence, one DNA window encodes the following:
- the LOC123350753 gene encoding glutathione S-transferase theta-1-like yields the protein MERRFSSVCLLCSYSQGQVVSALTQHLSPCCSLCPAGRMGIELYLDLLSPPCRSVYIFAKKNNIPFTFKQMEVLKGQQHSVGFGKVNILRKVPALKDGGFTLAESPAILAYLSQKYKTPDHWYPLDMKKRARVDEYLSWQHSAIRPSVLKIFWLKVVFPLYMDQTAPEEKLQEALEDLAIPLKQLEEKFLQDKPFLVGNMISLADLVAVTELMQLIAIGYNIFEDMPKLVEWRNRVEKAVGKELFQEAHKVILNFQDLNSMLIEPQLKEQMKPRLLKMVA from the exons ATGGAAAGACGTTTCTCTTCAGTCTGCCTTCTCTGCAGCTACAGCCAAGGACAGGTAGTCTCAGCCTTAACAcagcacctctctccctgctgctccctctgCCCAGCAGGTAGGATGGGGATAGAGCTCTACCTGGACTTGCTCTCACCACCCTGCCGATCCGTCTACATCTTTGCCAAGAAGAACAACATCCCCTTCACATTCAAACAAATGGAGGTACTCAAAG GGCAACAGCACAGTGTTGGATTTGGCAAGGTGAACATCCTAAGGAAAGTGCCAGCACTGAAGGATGGAGGTTTCACCTTAGCAGAGAG CCCTGCAATTCTTGCCTACCTGAGTCAGAAGTATAAAACCCCTGACCACTGGTACCCATTGGATATGAAGAAACGAGCCCGGGTAGATGAATACCTGTCCTGGCAACATTCTGCCATCCGGCCAAGTGTTTTGAAGATATTCTGGCTCAAG GTGGTGTTTCCTTTATACATGGACCAGACAGCTCCTGAAGAGAAGCTACAGGAAGCTTTAGAGGACCTGGCCATTCCCCTGAAGCAGTTAGAGGAGAAGTTCCTGCAAGACAAACCCTTCCTTGTAGGCAACATGATTTCTCTGGCAGACCTGGTGGCAGTTACGGAGCTCATGCAG ctcatAGCAATTGGTTATAACATCTTTGAGGACATGCCCAAGCTGGTGGAGTGGCGCAATCGAGTGGAGAAAGCTGTGGGGAAGGAGCTTTTCCAGGAGGCACATAAAGTGATCCTGAATTTCCAGGATTTGAACAGCATGCTGATTGAGCCACAACTAAAAGAGCAAATGAAACCTAGGCTGCTGAAGATGGTGgcctga